From Marinobacterium sp. LSUCC0821, a single genomic window includes:
- a CDS encoding aromatic-ring-hydroxylating dioxygenase subunit beta, producing the protein MNSELYLKLSQFYQEYAAAVDEERWDDWMAMFSDDCIYRIQSRENFERNLPMAALSLEGQGMLKDRIYGITETIFHDPYMQNHVVSAPRIKSATDKLVHSEANYAVFRTKMDGIAQVYNVGRYIDQVEVSASGLKLKSRICLFDNDMILNSMIYPI; encoded by the coding sequence ATGAACAGTGAACTCTATTTAAAGTTGTCTCAGTTCTATCAAGAGTATGCTGCGGCAGTTGATGAAGAGCGATGGGATGATTGGATGGCGATGTTCAGTGATGACTGTATCTACCGTATCCAGTCACGCGAAAACTTTGAGCGAAATCTCCCTATGGCTGCTTTATCCCTTGAGGGGCAGGGGATGCTAAAAGATCGAATATACGGCATAACCGAGACAATCTTTCATGACCCGTATATGCAGAATCATGTAGTTTCTGCGCCACGTATTAAGAGTGCCACTGATAAGCTTGTCCATTCGGAGGCCAACTATGCGGTATTCCGAACTAAGATGGATGGCATTGCACAGGTCTACAATGTGGGGCGATATATCGATCAAGTCGAAGTGAGCGCTTCTGGACTCAAGTTAAAATCAAGAATCTGTCTCTTTGATAACGATATGATTCTCAACTCAATGATCTATCCGATTTAG
- a CDS encoding helix-turn-helix transcriptional regulator, which translates to MADFFQLDSQTIETEEDLINQVYPIIKEIGFSAGLFSYTPVGWLPSRNPGVVRRAISIGLKEEIFDSWLQHHNLKPTLSPSPMSHSFDVFRKQMVNRISPKMFSLNQMLSKGYEYRSPAGDRWLRKIKHSGVEQLFSVPHFSVRSEFWSLGLFRYAEDSDDTPPTAEQSATLVKLVTDLAEVSIEKLHWREIAKDKIKKPLTKRELDCLYWASKGHTAEETADELNLQVETIRKYIKNACYKLNARNKVSAVSNAHQLGLLGYTLDVSVKSE; encoded by the coding sequence ATGGCAGATTTTTTCCAGTTAGACTCACAGACAATTGAAACTGAAGAGGATCTAATAAATCAGGTTTACCCAATCATTAAAGAAATTGGTTTCTCTGCAGGACTCTTCTCCTATACACCGGTAGGTTGGTTACCAAGTAGAAACCCAGGTGTCGTTCGAAGGGCCATTTCGATAGGATTAAAAGAGGAGATATTTGATAGCTGGCTTCAACACCACAATCTCAAACCCACTCTATCACCCTCCCCCATGAGCCACTCATTTGACGTCTTTCGTAAACAGATGGTCAACCGAATCAGTCCTAAGATGTTCTCCCTCAATCAGATGTTAAGCAAAGGGTATGAATATCGTTCTCCCGCTGGGGATCGTTGGCTTAGAAAGATCAAACATAGCGGTGTAGAGCAGCTTTTTTCAGTACCCCACTTCTCTGTTCGAAGTGAGTTCTGGTCACTCGGACTTTTTCGTTACGCTGAGGATAGCGATGACACACCTCCTACCGCAGAGCAAAGTGCGACGCTGGTAAAGTTGGTAACGGACCTCGCTGAAGTCAGTATCGAGAAACTGCACTGGCGCGAAATAGCCAAAGATAAAATCAAAAAACCACTGACCAAAAGGGAACTCGATTGTCTCTACTGGGCATCCAAAGGCCATACCGCTGAAGAGACCGCTGATGAATTAAATTTACAGGTGGAGACCATACGCAAGTACATTAAGAACGCCTGCTATAAACTCAACGCCCGTAACAAAGTATCTGCCGTATCAAACGCCCACCAATTAGGACTATTGGGATACACACTGGACGTCTCAGTTAAATCAGAGTGA
- the maiA gene encoding maleylacetoacetate isomerase, which produces MELYSFCFSSTSYRVRIALALKGLDYQYRSINLRKGDQKSESYTELNPAKGVPLLVTDSGEHISQSMAILNYLEEAYPEPALLPKELMLKTRILSFCNNIASDIHPVNNLRILGYLTNQLGVSEEQKSDWYKHWIKEGMRAVEAQLVTNATGQFCFGNEVTLADVCLIPQVGNALRFGCDMSDYPRSMEIYERCIELPAFVAAAPTNQPDFANL; this is translated from the coding sequence GTGGAGTTATACAGTTTTTGTTTTAGCTCAACGTCGTACAGGGTGCGGATAGCGTTGGCGCTTAAAGGTCTAGATTACCAATATCGCAGTATCAATTTGCGCAAAGGTGATCAGAAAAGTGAAAGTTACACTGAGCTTAATCCTGCAAAAGGGGTTCCGCTGTTAGTGACTGATTCAGGTGAGCATATCAGCCAATCTATGGCGATTCTCAACTACCTTGAAGAGGCTTATCCAGAGCCGGCGCTGTTGCCAAAAGAGCTGATGCTGAAGACTCGTATTTTGTCGTTTTGTAACAATATTGCGTCAGACATACACCCTGTAAACAACCTGCGTATTTTAGGTTATCTCACCAACCAGTTAGGTGTCAGTGAAGAGCAGAAAAGCGATTGGTACAAACACTGGATTAAAGAGGGTATGCGTGCTGTTGAAGCGCAGCTCGTAACTAATGCGACGGGCCAATTCTGTTTTGGTAATGAGGTGACTCTTGCTGATGTTTGTCTAATTCCTCAGGTGGGTAATGCTCTGCGTTTTGGTTGTGATATGAGTGACTATCCAAGATCGATGGAGATTTACGAGCGCTGTATTGAGCTCCCTGCTTTCGTGGCTGCGGCACCAACT
- the rpoD gene encoding RNA polymerase sigma factor RpoD, which produces MSDNTAQQQSRLKELIAKGKEQGYLTYAEVNDHLPEDIADPDQVEDIIRMINDMGISVSEEAPDAETLLMTDGDSSEEADEEAVAALAAVESDAGRTTDPVRMYMREMGTVELLTREGEIEIAKRIEEGIRGVMTALAQFPGSVDAILAAYHATVEEEGRLSDLFSGYIDPDSEIAQNNDSDELDEEPEDDASDSDDDDDEDGDSSDSDDEKDRGPDPEEAKERFGAIEAALVALQKAEKKGRNSSQFAAALEELALVFSPVKLSPRFYEMLVSRVRDFIDRIRTQERNIMRISTQKGRMPRQEFIKLFPGNETNTEWFDEIVASGKPYSESMQAQLGDLKRAQRRLLQIEQDVGISLVEIKEVNRQLSIGEARSRRAKKEMVEANLRLVISIAKKYTNRGLQFLDLIQEGNIGLMKAVDKFEYRRGYKFSTYATWWIRQAITRSIADQARTIRIPVHMIETINKLNRISRQMLQEMGREPTPEELAERMEMPEDKIRKVLKIAKEPISMETPIGDDEDSSLGDFIEDTTMESPIDSATGEGLREATRSVLAGLTAREAKVLRMRFGIDMNTDHTLEEVGKQFDVTRERIRQIEAKALRKLRHPSRSDHLRGFIDE; this is translated from the coding sequence ATGTCTGACAACACAGCACAACAGCAATCTCGCCTCAAAGAGTTGATCGCGAAGGGTAAGGAGCAAGGCTACCTTACGTACGCTGAAGTAAATGACCATCTTCCAGAAGATATCGCAGATCCAGATCAGGTCGAAGACATCATTCGCATGATCAACGATATGGGTATCTCTGTGTCGGAGGAAGCTCCAGACGCAGAAACTCTGTTGATGACCGATGGTGACTCAAGTGAAGAAGCTGACGAAGAAGCTGTAGCAGCTCTTGCGGCGGTTGAGTCTGATGCCGGTCGTACAACTGATCCAGTGCGTATGTACATGCGTGAGATGGGTACGGTTGAACTTCTGACTCGTGAAGGCGAAATTGAGATCGCTAAGCGAATCGAAGAGGGTATCCGTGGTGTCATGACTGCACTTGCGCAGTTCCCAGGAAGTGTTGACGCTATTCTAGCGGCATACCATGCAACTGTTGAAGAAGAGGGGCGTCTAAGCGATCTATTCAGCGGTTACATCGATCCTGATTCTGAAATCGCTCAAAATAATGACAGCGATGAGCTTGATGAAGAGCCGGAAGATGATGCTTCTGACTCTGACGATGATGACGATGAAGATGGTGACTCTTCAGACTCTGATGATGAGAAAGATCGTGGTCCAGATCCAGAAGAGGCTAAAGAGCGTTTCGGTGCTATCGAAGCGGCACTAGTTGCACTTCAAAAGGCAGAGAAGAAAGGTCGTAACTCATCTCAGTTTGCTGCGGCGCTTGAAGAGCTGGCATTGGTGTTCTCTCCAGTGAAACTTTCACCACGTTTCTACGAAATGTTGGTAAGCCGAGTACGTGATTTCATCGATCGCATTCGTACCCAAGAGCGAAACATCATGCGCATCTCGACTCAGAAAGGTCGCATGCCTCGCCAAGAGTTTATTAAGCTATTCCCAGGTAACGAAACCAACACTGAGTGGTTTGACGAGATTGTCGCTTCAGGTAAGCCATACTCAGAGTCAATGCAAGCTCAGCTTGGTGACCTGAAACGTGCTCAACGTCGTCTTCTTCAGATCGAGCAAGATGTCGGTATCTCCCTCGTTGAAATCAAAGAGGTTAACCGTCAGCTATCGATTGGTGAAGCGCGTTCACGTCGTGCTAAGAAAGAGATGGTTGAGGCGAACCTTCGTCTTGTTATCTCTATCGCTAAGAAATACACCAACCGTGGTTTGCAGTTCCTAGATCTTATTCAGGAAGGCAACATCGGTCTGATGAAAGCGGTTGATAAGTTCGAGTACCGTCGTGGTTACAAGTTCTCAACTTATGCTACTTGGTGGATTCGTCAGGCGATCACTCGTTCAATTGCTGACCAGGCGCGTACGATCCGTATCCCTGTTCACATGATCGAAACTATCAACAAGCTTAACCGTATCTCACGTCAGATGCTTCAGGAGATGGGTCGTGAACCGACTCCAGAAGAGTTGGCAGAGCGTATGGAGATGCCTGAAGATAAGATCCGTAAAGTACTTAAGATCGCTAAAGAGCCAATCTCAATGGAGACACCAATCGGTGACGACGAAGATTCGAGCCTTGGTGATTTTATCGAAGATACCACTATGGAATCTCCGATCGACTCTGCAACTGGCGAAGGTCTGCGTGAAGCAACCCGTTCTGTGCTTGCAGGTCTAACCGCTCGTGAAGCGAAAGTGCTGCGTATGCGTTTCGGTATCGACATGAACACTGACCACACCCTAGAGGAAGTGGGCAAACAGTTCGACGTTACCCGTGAGCGTATCCGTCAGATCGAAGCGAAAGCACTTCGTAAGCTTCGCCACCCAAGCCGTTCAGACCATCTACGCGGCTTCATCGACGAGTAA
- a CDS encoding LysR family transcriptional regulator, producing MIKLQDLDLNLLLVFHLMYRERKTGAVAELMGLSQPAVSNALKRLRVTLGDELFERTARGMSPTPYAEQIAESISITLDNLQSSLNVKTEFNPTKSQRTFRVAMTDLGEMYMFPRLMLHLAEHAPGISITTVRNSELSLKEDMESGNVDLAIGLLPQLEAGFYQRRLFEQNYVCLMRKEHPLAGEALSLERFSQAEHIVIEAKDTGHGHVERQLKRSGVARIVPLRLPHFMSAPYIVAETDLVATVTEKLALQTAEVLGLTIHPHPVDISPAQINQFWHRRMHRDEGNIWLRNTIFELFAE from the coding sequence ATGATTAAACTTCAAGATCTCGATCTCAATTTGTTACTTGTTTTCCACCTTATGTATCGTGAACGCAAGACGGGTGCAGTGGCGGAGTTAATGGGATTGTCACAACCTGCTGTCAGCAATGCTTTAAAGCGATTGCGAGTAACACTTGGAGACGAGCTATTTGAACGAACCGCACGTGGCATGTCACCGACGCCCTATGCTGAACAAATAGCAGAGAGCATCTCGATTACTCTCGATAACCTGCAGAGCTCTTTGAATGTAAAAACCGAGTTCAACCCGACTAAAAGTCAACGCACCTTTCGTGTCGCGATGACCGACCTAGGGGAGATGTATATGTTCCCAAGGCTCATGTTACATCTTGCTGAACATGCACCGGGAATCTCAATCACCACTGTACGCAACTCGGAGCTCTCACTAAAAGAGGATATGGAGAGCGGAAACGTAGACCTCGCTATTGGTCTACTACCCCAGTTAGAAGCAGGCTTTTATCAACGCAGACTGTTTGAACAAAACTACGTCTGCCTGATGCGTAAAGAGCACCCACTCGCAGGAGAAGCTCTCTCATTAGAGCGTTTTTCCCAAGCTGAACATATTGTTATAGAAGCAAAGGATACTGGCCACGGTCATGTAGAGAGGCAGTTAAAACGCAGTGGTGTAGCTCGTATAGTGCCGCTACGACTGCCACACTTTATGTCAGCACCTTACATCGTAGCTGAAACAGACTTGGTTGCTACCGTAACAGAGAAACTAGCACTGCAAACTGCAGAGGTACTTGGATTGACCATCCACCCCCACCCCGTCGATATCTCACCGGCTCAGATCAACCAGTTCTGGCACCGCAGAATGCACAGAGATGAAGGAAACATCTGGTTACGGAACACCATTTTTGAGCTATTTGCGGAGTGA
- a CDS encoding aromatic ring-hydroxylating dioxygenase subunit alpha — translation MSANDRIPLKPIWDQEGTSRIPFSVYTDESIHQLELERLFYKNHWCYVGLEAEIPEPGDFKRTVIGERSVIMVRDDDGEINVVENVCAHRGMRFCRKKHGNTKELVCPYHQWSYSLKGDLQGVPFRRGVKQDGKVQGGMPKDFKPADHSLTKLRVAQRGGVVFATFDQEMESFEEFVGPEMLHYFDRMFNGRKLTLLGYNKQRIPGNWKLMMENIKDPYHPGLLHTWFVTFGLWRADNRSELKMDKHFRHAAMISTRGSGGKDSQTTDVSSFKENMQLNDPRFLDVELEPWWNGPTAVMMTLFPSVILQQQVNSVSTRHIQPDGQGSFDFVWTHFGYEDDTPEMTERRLRQANLFGPAGFVSADDGEVIEFSQEGFESKPFHRALAELDGTEVNQTTDHMVSETLIRGMYEYWRKQMEV, via the coding sequence ATGTCTGCAAATGATCGTATTCCCCTGAAGCCTATTTGGGATCAAGAGGGGACCAGTCGTATCCCTTTTAGCGTCTACACAGATGAATCTATACATCAGCTAGAGCTAGAACGTCTCTTCTACAAAAACCACTGGTGTTATGTGGGGCTCGAAGCTGAAATCCCAGAACCAGGTGATTTCAAGCGTACAGTGATCGGTGAGCGTTCAGTGATTATGGTGCGTGACGACGATGGCGAAATTAATGTGGTCGAGAATGTCTGTGCTCACAGGGGTATGCGCTTTTGTCGCAAAAAGCATGGCAACACTAAAGAGCTCGTCTGCCCCTATCACCAGTGGAGTTACAGTCTTAAGGGTGACCTTCAGGGGGTGCCTTTCCGTCGCGGTGTCAAACAGGATGGTAAGGTCCAAGGAGGAATGCCGAAAGATTTCAAACCAGCGGATCACTCGCTGACTAAGTTGCGTGTTGCTCAGCGCGGTGGGGTTGTATTTGCCACCTTTGATCAAGAGATGGAGTCTTTCGAAGAGTTCGTTGGCCCAGAAATGCTGCACTATTTTGACCGTATGTTTAATGGTCGTAAGTTAACCCTGCTGGGCTATAACAAACAGCGTATTCCGGGAAACTGGAAGCTGATGATGGAGAATATCAAAGACCCGTACCATCCAGGTCTTTTGCACACCTGGTTTGTCACCTTTGGGCTATGGCGTGCCGATAATCGCTCCGAATTGAAAATGGATAAGCACTTCCGTCACGCCGCGATGATCTCAACGCGCGGTTCAGGTGGTAAGGATAGTCAAACCACGGATGTCAGCAGTTTTAAAGAGAATATGCAGCTGAACGATCCTCGATTTTTAGATGTTGAATTGGAGCCCTGGTGGAATGGGCCAACTGCAGTGATGATGACGCTGTTCCCGAGTGTCATCCTGCAGCAGCAGGTCAACAGTGTGAGTACGCGTCATATTCAACCCGATGGACAGGGTTCATTTGATTTCGTGTGGACCCACTTCGGTTACGAAGATGATACCCCAGAGATGACCGAGCGCCGCCTTCGTCAGGCAAACCTCTTTGGGCCTGCCGGTTTTGTGTCGGCAGATGACGGTGAAGTCATCGAATTTTCTCAAGAGGGGTTCGAGTCTAAACCCTTTCATCGAGCGCTGGCCGAGTTGGATGGTACAGAGGTTAATCAAACGACAGATCATATGGTATCTGAGACATTGATTCGCGGTATGTACGAATACTGGCGTAAGCAGATGGAGGTATGA
- the dnaG gene encoding DNA primase, whose amino-acid sequence MSGRIPQHFIDDLLARVNIVDVVDSRIKLKRAGKNYSALCPFHKEKSPSFSVSADKQFYYCFGCGAGGNALGFVMEFERLSFPEAVEELAKTVGLEVPHEHDRERDVAKEKQVKKQFDLLEEANQFYQKQLRSHSEREKAVAYLKKRGVSGQIAARFQLGYAPPGWDNLQQHIAKEQADADALLLASGMMVENEERGRRYDRFRDRIMFPIRDMRGRTIGFGARVLTNEKPKYLNSPETDTFHKGRELYGLYEARQNTGTLEKLLIVEGYMDVVSLAQHGLTWSVATLGTATTDAHLERIFKLVNEVVFCFDGDAAGRQAAKRALHTCVPVLRDGLMARFLFLPDGEDPDTLVRSEGVEAFSQRVNESLPFSEYFFKALSEDIDLTSMDGRARFSTEALPLIRTMQVSVLQQMMMDRVAEMTGLSIDQLDTIANLHAKVEPPVQFEAESVAPAPQRGYFESKPRRQEQRFEPVEQVRSGTRINLVNSAISILMHRPDLAAQAVKPEELDGVLLENIGLLKALLHYFQNTPDASLGTLALDWQHDPELMPNLLVLNEISQLDPVLSNVDAQVLLNDALQRLVARKTEKQLRDLTQLSRERPLTSEEKVLLATLLAQRNNSQ is encoded by the coding sequence ATGTCAGGTCGTATTCCGCAGCACTTTATTGATGACCTCTTGGCGCGTGTAAACATCGTCGATGTTGTTGATTCGCGTATAAAACTCAAGCGAGCAGGTAAAAACTACTCCGCTCTCTGTCCTTTCCACAAAGAAAAATCTCCCTCTTTCTCTGTAAGTGCTGACAAGCAGTTCTACTACTGTTTTGGCTGTGGTGCTGGTGGTAATGCGCTCGGTTTCGTTATGGAGTTTGAACGTCTTAGCTTTCCAGAGGCTGTCGAAGAACTCGCCAAGACAGTTGGACTTGAAGTGCCTCATGAGCATGATCGTGAGCGAGATGTCGCAAAAGAGAAGCAGGTCAAAAAGCAGTTTGATCTGTTGGAAGAGGCGAATCAGTTCTACCAGAAGCAGCTGCGTTCTCATTCTGAGCGTGAAAAGGCTGTAGCCTATTTGAAAAAGCGTGGAGTCTCCGGGCAAATAGCCGCGCGTTTTCAACTGGGTTACGCACCTCCGGGCTGGGATAATCTTCAGCAACACATCGCCAAAGAGCAAGCAGATGCAGATGCACTGTTGCTCGCTTCGGGCATGATGGTTGAAAACGAGGAGCGTGGTCGCCGTTATGACCGCTTCCGCGATCGCATTATGTTCCCAATCCGCGATATGCGTGGACGAACCATTGGTTTTGGTGCTCGTGTTCTTACAAATGAGAAGCCGAAGTATCTCAACTCTCCCGAGACCGATACCTTCCACAAAGGTCGTGAACTCTATGGTCTTTACGAAGCTCGCCAAAATACGGGTACTCTAGAGAAGCTCCTTATTGTCGAGGGTTACATGGATGTGGTGAGCCTTGCGCAGCATGGTTTGACCTGGTCTGTAGCAACTCTTGGTACTGCCACAACGGACGCACACCTCGAACGCATCTTTAAGTTGGTAAATGAGGTGGTGTTCTGCTTCGATGGTGATGCAGCAGGTCGACAGGCAGCAAAACGAGCGCTGCATACCTGTGTGCCTGTGTTGCGCGATGGCCTAATGGCCCGTTTTCTGTTTCTGCCTGATGGCGAAGATCCCGATACCCTGGTTCGAAGTGAAGGGGTAGAAGCATTCAGTCAGCGAGTAAATGAGTCGCTACCCTTCTCAGAATATTTCTTCAAAGCATTGAGTGAAGATATCGATCTCACCTCTATGGATGGGCGAGCACGCTTCTCAACAGAGGCGCTGCCGTTGATAAGAACGATGCAGGTATCTGTTCTACAGCAGATGATGATGGATCGCGTTGCTGAGATGACAGGCCTGTCTATTGATCAGTTGGACACGATCGCCAATCTGCACGCAAAAGTTGAACCGCCTGTGCAGTTTGAAGCTGAATCTGTCGCGCCTGCACCGCAGCGTGGTTATTTTGAATCTAAGCCGCGTCGCCAAGAGCAGCGCTTTGAGCCTGTCGAGCAGGTACGAAGCGGGACACGTATTAATCTTGTAAATAGCGCTATTTCAATCTTGATGCATCGCCCAGATTTGGCTGCGCAGGCAGTTAAGCCTGAAGAGTTAGACGGTGTGCTACTTGAGAATATCGGGCTGTTGAAAGCTCTTTTGCACTACTTTCAAAACACCCCGGATGCGAGTTTGGGAACCCTAGCTTTAGATTGGCAGCATGATCCTGAATTAATGCCTAACCTATTGGTATTGAATGAAATTTCGCAGCTAGATCCAGTGCTTAGTAACGTCGATGCACAGGTGCTATTGAATGATGCTCTGCAGCGTTTAGTTGCTCGTAAAACTGAGAAGCAGTTGCGTGATTTAACTCAGCTATCAAGGGAACGTCCACTCACATCTGAAGAGAAAGTGCTGCTGGCAACCCTGCTGGCGCAGCGTAACAACTCACAATAG
- a CDS encoding non-heme iron oxygenase ferredoxin subunit, translating to MSDKWIAAVAVDAVDEDEVVGVIVEGQDLAIYNLEGEFYATANLCSHGRVRLSDGFIEDGAIECPIHQGKFCIKTGKALCAPLTTDIETYPLRIVGDQIEVQLG from the coding sequence ATGAGCGATAAGTGGATTGCTGCTGTTGCAGTTGATGCAGTAGATGAAGATGAAGTGGTTGGCGTGATAGTAGAGGGGCAGGATCTGGCCATCTACAATCTCGAGGGTGAGTTTTATGCGACGGCTAACCTCTGTAGTCATGGTCGCGTTCGTTTAAGTGATGGTTTTATCGAAGATGGTGCGATTGAGTGTCCCATCCATCAAGGTAAATTCTGTATCAAAACGGGCAAGGCGCTCTGTGCACCACTCACAACAGATATCGAGACCTACCCTCTTCGCATAGTGGGTGATCAGATCGAAGTTCAGTTAGGTTAA
- a CDS encoding GatB/YqeY domain-containing protein — MSALKDQISEQMKVAMRAKDKERLGTIRLMLAALKQVEVDERIELDDARVLAVLDKMVKQRKDSITQYQTAERFDLVEKEQQEMEVIKTFLPQPLSDVEIEQIIDAALAATDATGMAAMGAVMAQIKPQLQGRADMSAVSQKVKAKL; from the coding sequence ATGTCTGCCTTAAAAGATCAGATCTCTGAGCAGATGAAAGTTGCAATGCGCGCCAAAGATAAGGAGCGCCTTGGAACAATCCGATTGATGCTTGCTGCATTAAAGCAAGTCGAAGTTGATGAGCGAATCGAACTTGATGATGCACGTGTGCTAGCGGTGCTAGACAAGATGGTCAAGCAGCGCAAGGACTCGATTACCCAGTATCAAACGGCTGAGCGTTTTGATCTGGTTGAAAAGGAGCAGCAAGAGATGGAGGTGATTAAAACTTTCTTGCCGCAACCTCTCAGTGATGTTGAGATCGAACAAATTATTGACGCAGCTCTCGCAGCAACCGATGCTACAGGCATGGCAGCGATGGGCGCAGTCATGGCGCAAATAAAACCGCAGCTTCAAGGCCGCGCAGATATGAGCGCTGTTTCACAAAAGGTCAAAGCGAAACTCTGA
- the rpsU gene encoding 30S ribosomal protein S21 translates to MPAVKVKDNEPFDVALRRFKRSCEKAGILAEVRKREAYEKPTTARKRAAAAAVKRHAKKLQRENARRVRLY, encoded by the coding sequence ATGCCAGCCGTAAAAGTAAAAGACAACGAGCCATTTGACGTTGCACTTCGTCGTTTCAAACGCTCATGCGAAAAAGCAGGTATCCTTGCTGAAGTTCGTAAACGTGAAGCATACGAGAAGCCAACAACTGCTCGTAAGCGTGCTGCAGCAGCTGCTGTTAAGCGTCACGCTAAAAAGCTACAGCGTGAAAACGCTCGTCGCGTTCGCCTCTACTAA
- a CDS encoding feruloyl-CoA synthase, whose product MMQTRLPDLATPDVHLTQLGEGAFTLESKQILKPYQRCVSEWLEHWAQHKPDHVFLGQKHGDEWCKLTYSEARFRVGRIAQGLLDLGLNSKKPVVILSENSIDHALISLAAMHVGIPVATVSSAYSTLDESCERLNGIIETLEPGLVFAENGMRYGNALNKIQFDGPCLVSTDPQVANVSLLSSIETDESAEVANAFAIVTPDTHARYLLTSGSTGTPKVVINTHRMLCANQQQIAQVWPFVEKTELVVVDWLPWSHTFGANHNFNLILRNGGTMYIDDGRPMPGAIEKTIANIKELRPNLIFNVPRGFEVLVSYMERDEELREAFFKGLILVFYAGAALPMATWNRMREMAFDVRGDLPFFTSSWGSTETAPAITNIHFEMDKTANLGSPLPGLSIKFVPSGDKLELRVKGPSIFPGYRNNPEKTADAFDEEGYYKIEDAGKLIDESHPEKGIAFNGRVSEDFKLTTGTWVSVGTLRTNLVSSFTPYAQDFVICGHNQDEVGALMFPTPALKELAGDGADSLPPHRWIEIASVRDELEKRMRSFKEEYPGSSQHIRVLRLLDTPPNMAAGEITDKGYLNQRTSLLTRADQVASLFDQNCEAVIRI is encoded by the coding sequence ATGATGCAGACTCGACTACCCGATCTGGCCACTCCAGATGTTCACCTTACTCAGCTGGGTGAGGGTGCTTTTACCCTTGAATCCAAGCAAATTTTAAAGCCTTACCAACGGTGCGTAAGTGAGTGGTTAGAGCATTGGGCACAACATAAGCCTGACCATGTTTTTCTTGGTCAAAAACATGGGGATGAGTGGTGTAAGCTAACCTACAGTGAAGCGCGTTTTAGGGTTGGTCGCATTGCTCAGGGGCTTCTAGATCTTGGTCTAAATTCTAAAAAACCAGTTGTTATTCTTTCAGAAAACTCTATAGACCATGCGCTTATCTCTCTAGCAGCAATGCATGTTGGAATTCCGGTCGCGACGGTCTCTTCTGCATACTCCACATTGGACGAATCCTGCGAACGCCTTAATGGCATTATTGAAACACTAGAGCCAGGTTTAGTCTTTGCCGAAAACGGTATGCGCTATGGTAATGCGCTAAATAAGATTCAATTCGATGGCCCCTGCTTAGTTTCGACAGATCCACAGGTTGCGAATGTAAGCTTGCTTAGTTCCATTGAAACGGATGAGTCAGCTGAAGTAGCAAATGCTTTCGCTATAGTTACACCTGATACCCATGCCCGTTATCTTCTCACCTCGGGTTCGACAGGTACTCCTAAGGTTGTGATTAATACCCACAGAATGCTCTGTGCGAATCAGCAGCAGATTGCGCAGGTATGGCCATTTGTTGAGAAAACTGAGCTGGTAGTTGTTGACTGGCTCCCTTGGTCCCACACCTTCGGTGCTAACCATAATTTCAATCTCATTCTGCGCAATGGCGGCACTATGTACATCGATGATGGCCGACCTATGCCGGGTGCGATTGAGAAAACCATTGCGAATATAAAAGAGCTTCGTCCGAATCTTATTTTCAATGTGCCACGCGGTTTCGAAGTTCTAGTCAGTTACATGGAGCGAGATGAGGAGCTACGAGAGGCCTTTTTTAAGGGTCTGATTCTTGTCTTCTACGCTGGTGCTGCGTTGCCGATGGCGACCTGGAATCGAATGCGCGAAATGGCGTTTGATGTTCGAGGTGATCTACCCTTCTTTACCTCATCTTGGGGTTCTACAGAGACAGCGCCTGCCATCACAAACATTCACTTTGAGATGGATAAGACGGCCAATTTAGGCTCGCCTCTACCTGGTTTGAGTATTAAATTTGTCCCTTCTGGCGATAAGTTGGAGCTCCGTGTAAAAGGTCCTTCGATCTTCCCTGGCTATCGTAACAATCCTGAGAAGACAGCTGACGCCTTTGATGAAGAGGGTTACTACAAGATTGAAGATGCCGGTAAGTTGATCGATGAGTCGCATCCTGAAAAAGGTATCGCCTTCAATGGGCGAGTGTCAGAGGATTTTAAACTTACAACGGGTACTTGGGTCTCAGTCGGCACACTGCGTACTAACCTAGTAAGTAGTTTCACCCCTTACGCGCAGGACTTTGTTATCTGTGGTCACAATCAAGATGAGGTGGGTGCGCTTATGTTCCCAACACCTGCTCTGAAAGAGTTGGCGGGAGATGGTGCAGATTCTTTGCCGCCACATCGTTGGATAGAGATAGCCTCGGTTCGAGATGAATTAGAGAAGCGGATGCGCAGCTTTAAAGAGGAGTATCCAGGCTCTTCTCAGCATATCCGAGTGTTACGTCTTTTAGATACACCACCGAATATGGCAGCGGGTGAAATCACTGATAAGGGGTATCTAAATCAGCGCACCTCTCTTCTGACCCGTGCGGATCAGGTTGCGTCACTCTTTGATCAAAACTGTGAAGCTGTTATTAGAATTTAG